The following proteins come from a genomic window of Anopheles ziemanni chromosome 3, idAnoZiCoDA_A2_x.2, whole genome shotgun sequence:
- the LOC131284702 gene encoding sodium channel and clathrin linker 1-like, with amino-acid sequence MPDGATVGSRREKDRERCDLLKHVNELCHGIDQEIHSHRQEHERVRATLQELYERDREGSPGPAAHPFSEPDYKRVSDEVIRNQQNQIQLIIEEKDTFEKLWKSSQRTIRILELEIHEYRRQLKQPKSIHDLRQQYTAAVQLLEQNLGGVRQALGEKIDENRHLQQERAEALERSAALEKSTEAQRQETEALAKAIEDLRRSESQLRSELEGTMREKAELEELLDAANALAKQHMNREHVALAKVQEALQLADTAIEEKNCVVRRERDARDECDFLASTIGQVMEEAARKVEHELAGLRSGYEARIGEIERALELTRSALEAQSQRAARAETAARTVEDKFRALLKTNQNLDTDLRAASKMIVEMELKMEALQKTMAKEKETNRACSAREEDLQRLLANNEQLRGRWKREMLAVTGELQRKIETMHRENCQLRAENNQLKDQLLMVSGSAEADADVDVAVAGTGSAGVAETPQHS; translated from the exons ATGCCGGACGGGGCCACCGTTGGCAGTCGTCGTGAAAAGGACCGTGAGAGATGTGATTTACTGAAGCACGTCAACGAGCTGTGCCACGGCATCGATCAGGAGATTCACTCCCATCGGCAGGAGCACGAGCGCGTCCGGGCGACGCTGCAGGAGCTGTACGAGCGGGACAGGGAGGGTTCGCCCGGGCCAGCGGCCCACCCGTTCTCGGAGCCGGATTATAAACGTGTCAGCGATGAAGTGATCCGGAACCAGCAGAATCAAATCCAGCTGATCATAGAG GAAAAGGATACGTTTGAAAAGCTGTGGAAAAGCTCCCAGCGTACGATCCGTATACTCGAGCTCGAAATCCACGAGTATCGGCGCCAGTTGAAGCAGCCTAAAAGTATACACGATCTGCGCCAGCAGTACACGGCGGCCGTGCAGCTGCTCGAACAGAATCTGGGCGGCGTTCGGCAGGCGCTGGGGGAGAAAATCGACGAAAATAGACACCTGCAGCAGGAACGGGCGGAAGCGCTGGAGCGTAGCGCGGCGCTGGAGAAGAGCACGGAAG CGCAACGACAGGAAACGGAAGCATTAGCGAAGGCAATCGAAGATCTGCGGCGAAGCGAGTCCCAGTTGCGGTCGGAGCTCGAGGGCACCATGCGGGAGAAGGCGGAACTGGAGGAGCTGCTCGATGCGGCCAATGCGCTCGCGAAGCAGCACATGAACCGGGAGCACGTGGCGCTGGCCAAGGTGCAGGAAGCACTGCAGCTCGCGGACACTGCGATCGAGGAGAAGAACTGTGTCGTGCGGCGTGAACGGGACGCCCGCGACGAGTGCGACTTCCTGGCGTCCACCATCGGCCAGGTGATGGAGGAGGCCGCCCGGAAGGTGGAGCACGAGCTGGCCGGCCTGCGGAGCGGCTACGAGGCGCGGATCGGCGAGATCGAGCGGGCACTCGAGCTGACGCGGTCCGCACTGGAGGCGCAGAGTCAACGGGCGGCTCGGGCCGAAACGGCGGCCCGGACGGTGGAGGACAAGTTCCGGGCGCTGctgaaaacgaaccaaaatcTCGACACGGACCTGCGGGCGGCTTCGAAGATGATT GTAGAAATGGAGCTCAAGATGGAAGCACTTCAAAAAACCATGgccaaagaaaaggaaaccaacAG AGCTTGCAGTGCCCGCGAGGAGGACCTGCAGCGGCTGCTGGCTAATAACGAGCAGCTGAGGGGCCGCTGGAAGCGCGAGATGCTGGCGGTGACCGGCGAACTGCAGCGCAAGATTGAAACAATGCACCGAGAAAATTGCCAGCTGAGAGCGGAAAACAATCAATTAAAGGATCAACTATTAATGGTATCGGGTTCAGCTGAGGCGGAcgctgatgttgatgttgcCGTTGCTGGAACTGGAAGTGCCGGAGTTGCAGAGACACCGCAGCATTCGTGA
- the LOC131288566 gene encoding protein chibby homolog 1 has translation MPIFQKKFALKIAPPRTHRLNIGCPPQQEDLDDFRSITLNLVDKQLCFIDGVWMNGLKPTAGGSAAASSSGATAHSMDDLLRMKRRVKTLEQENNMLQVKLDVLVDLLTENVIELNEAKNQ, from the coding sequence ATGCCGATATTTCAGAAGAAATTTGCACTGAAAATTGCCCCACCGCGCACCCATCGACTCAACATTGGCTGTCCGCCGCAGCAGGAGGACCTCGACGACTTCCGGAGCATCACGCTGAATCTGGTCGACAAGCAGCTCTGCTTCATCGACGGCGTGTGGATGAACGGGTTGAAGCCGACGGCTGGGGGCTCCGCGGCCGCTTCCTCTTCCGGTGCGACTGCACACTCGATGGACGATCTGCTGCGAATGAAGCGCCGCGTGAAAACGCTCGAGCAGGAAAACAATATGCTCCAGGTGAAGCTGGACGTGCTGGTCGACCTGCTGACGGAAAATGTGATCGAGTTGAACGAAGCCAAAAACCAATAG
- the LOC131284704 gene encoding uncharacterized protein LOC131284704 has product MKWVDSFENASIGAALAVLLFLHIVNLPPHSVFAVRASTPDLEILDVQQCPAGSDMRMTCGIKEHHAYHMNSSYAQWYFKPCGGGFHQMACSNRAELDEQEWHPLNCGDKRCHVTLTVQNTSDADAGLYRCTIHPYRTDNQTQLDIQLVRTFQLIVTKSFLDESIPAPELLDNLPANTTAIVDTQIVLQCRVHSKVQPTIKWFRRINKQLGEHSFNQNKSIRYLENFYELLPSAGEKLLSHDVYLSKLILYSASERDIGIYVCVGINYGGVSMADAYVNLLHANGTPMEESHGGYVDLMVLFLIPVALALVPLVAWIVLNVIRASHHSEEKGLVPLNSASIYEPAIAAKSDKSLTGINPSKTGTSVTNKGSKTITRSNVSLSERFSNVTRRTKARRTENLPAVKQNETAKPRHTISIVDCSIISLDGSTNDSRMALKSQNLPSPKLTRRRASLTKTGAMEPQTKATEMSTENFQTSRSASKRKQESSVPDTGVSPPKKVLEDHVSIVEISIDREEGTAQEIIEHPTEATASTSTAQIKSLPKPDGNASKKLPIEPFKDLIVSVKRVGPAMTEAELRSLKYYDPDSAKGAINDDHRRSALGEDRKTIGQKKRSNRITFANKPQNVIASPIAEDPEPDSPKLDNNRTISGQRRRSIRLSLSAKLTPNDRVIDISSSLPGDPEPAGSKFDENWKLFEQKHRSSRPSLPTQSKATNRPIIISSPIAEDPEPIILEPPILTEIQTQPLGTEENHKNVLPKRRQSRSSMSTGSQIFISDLITEDPEPANSEQSMEMDSNSNKHSAEDNSAKQIEMKRRSSRLSFSNRPKLTNQQIVISSPIAEEPINLDLEVTQIDASLNSHSTDGTRNVIEQKRRVSSLSLATKPHIIVSAPIAESSAATDRSETDTNGNRLLPPAAKKVQKVKPSRLSYAIEEEENGEDVYEFHSCSQTSETLGQSKVRKKPGRKPKPKNDATKPVKKLAKKKKPSGTKTTVSWKPGHNNPFGCNRKQLANVIKHIGGGPVKPPVTVDYVVNLELPTTPHSTVDRGQQHNRDEIIDLPYHAASDLPKRVPTHPTVEKLKKGASLQQPKTSTPVIKLTEAAPTPPSNPVSPWRLQDDHIIPRTSYMPRNKEMLPSYDSFFVEENSTSAPLKPKAPVSLVTERRKPPSGARSVQVSKKDIQEVERMHRGLLAITEMSQRLITSMRRNKAVPGLQNCPEYEADVKEACVKLKQWYKSSKKDFHRSVHILNKIQRATDNDQMDSCPSPLTTDQQHTLECFNQSTDRFRTMIDEMQAAMNDSNVENCSPPSPPKQAKSSSVQQPSQQPSKVSDVIILPQRLTHGPTRNPLMPLNFVPLPQRTSPLISPLAVNDRGVASLAKENVPDSADNNIRRKLQYENTKENEEEKVKEKPPATEPFDKDTTKQRSVDTTVLDDVNHSANAILEVAAYEVVSDSNSSADTSCSIDNLFGFDEDEPSQGSSTQVTLPLPANISTKTLKQSLANVRQFIPKQPIFRRQPKPTPSTSGGPTRLPTVKLRVFGSPTKRPSHTLREFVASTPRAELSQLAATATTPIAGTSKSTQLLPVAATPQGQQAIALEAPDISAIESLNTTVAAKQHPSDGKEPEVVLFDTPEDSHINRSALHRTYTRVPRRRRKRKNVFLANLGLDDDEDDEDDEGAAGDDPVPGDSDSDVGSGNTRKRKDRTKKPRRKPKPVEETAEFKQFVEEFNSMCEVVERFQPIIE; this is encoded by the exons ATGAAGTGGGTGGATAGCTTTGAAAATGCATCCATCGGTGCCGCTTTGGCAGTTTTGCTGTTCTTGCACATCGTCAACCTACCGCCGCACTCGGTATTCGCCGTCCGGGCATCCACACCTGACCTCGAAA TTCTCGATGTGCAGCAGTGTCCCGCCGGTAGCGATATGCGGATGACGTGCGGCATCAAGGAGCATCATGCGTATCACATGAACTCGTCCTACGCACAGTGGTACTTCAAG CCCTGCGGTGGAGGCTTTCATCAGATGGCCTGCAGCAACCGGGCCGAGCTGGATGAGCAGGAATGGCATCCACTTAATTGCGGCGACAAACGGTGCCACGTTACGCTGACCGTACAGAACACGTCTGACGCGGATGCCGGACTGTACCGCTGCACAATTCACCCCTACCGGACGGACAATCAGACCCAGCTGGATATTCAGCTGGTGCGGACGTTCCAGCTGATCGTGACAA AGTCGTTCCTTGATGAGTCAATTCCGGCACCGGAGCTGCTGGACAACTTGCCGGCCAACACGACGGCCATCGTCGACACGCAGATCGTACTGCAGTGCCGCGTGCACAGCAAGGTGCAGCCGACCATCAAGTGGTTCCGACGCATCAACAAGCAGCTCGGCGAGCACAGCTTCAACCAGAACAAGTCGATCCGGTATCTGGAGAATTTCTACGAGCTGCTCCCATCGGCCGGTGAGAAACTGCTGTCCCACGATGTCTACCTTAGCAAGCTGATCCTGTACAGTGCGTCCGAACGGGACATCGGTATCTACGTATGCGTCGGCATCAATTACGGTGGTGTAAGCATGGCCGACGCGTACGTTAATCTGCTGCACGCCAATGGCACCCCGATGGAGGAGTCTCACGGTGGGTACGTGGACCTGATGGTCCTCTTTCTGATACCGGTCGCGCTGGCACTGGTTCCACTGGTGGCGTGGATTGTGCTGAATGTTATACGTGCATCGCATCACTCGGAAGAGAAGGGCCTGGTGCCACTTAACAGTGCCTCGATTTACGAACCAGCCATTGCAGCCAAAAGTGACAAAA GTCTCACTGGCATTAATCCATCAAAAACTGGAACATCAGTTACCAATAAAGGAAGCAAAACGATAACCAGAAGCAACGTGTCCCTGTCGGAACGTTTCAGTAACGTTACAAGGCGGACTAAAGCTAGACGTACTGAAAACCTACCGGCAGTGAAGCAAAATGAGACTGCAAAACCACGTCATACCATCAGCATTGTCGACTGTTCGATCATTTCGCTAGACGGAAGCACTAACGATAGCAGAATGGCCCTAAAATCACAAAATTTACCAAGTCCAAAACTAACACGTCGCAGAGCGAGTCTTACAAAAACTGGTGCCATGGAACCGCAAACGAAAGCGACCGAAATGTCGACAGAAAACTTTCAGACGAGTCGCTCCGCATCGAAGCGCAAACAAGAATCCTCTGTTCCGGACACGGGCGTATCCCCACCGAAGAAAGTCCTAGAAGATCACGTATCGATTGTGGAAATATCGATAGATCGAGAGGAGGGAACCGCCCAAGAAATAATAGAGCACCCGACCGaagcaacagcatcaacaagcACGGCGCAAATCAAAAGTCTCCCGAAGCCGGACGGCAATGCTTCGAAAAAGTTGCCAATTGAGCCGTTCAAAGACCTCATTGTATCCGTAAAACGCGTTGGACCCGCCATGACAGAGGCCGAACTCAGAAGTCTGAAGTATTATGATCCAGATTCGGCCAAGGGTGCAATAAATGATGATCACCGACGGAGTGCTCTGGGTGAGGACCGTAAAACGATCGGGCAAAAGAAACGTTCAAATCGCATAACGTTTGCCAACAAACCCCAAAATGTTATCGCTAGTCCAATCGCTGAGGATCCAGAACCCGATAGTCCCAAACTTGACAACAATCGAACGATTAGCGGCCAGAGACGACGGTCGATCCGTTTATCGTTGTCTGCTAAACTGACACCGAACGACCGGGTGATTGATATTTCCAGTTCGCTTCCGGGCGACCCGGAACCCGCCGGTTCCAAATTTGACGAAAATTGGAAGCTGTTCGAACAGAAGCACCGATCGAGCCGCCCATCGTTACCCACCCAATCAAAGGCGACCAACCGGCCGATAATTATATCTAGCCCTATTGCGGAGGATCCGGAGCCCATCATCCTCGAACCGCCGATCCTAACGGAAATCCAAACCCAACCGCTTGGTACTGAGGAAAATCACAAGAATGTCTTACCGAAACGGCGTCAATCCCGTTCGTCAATGTCCACCGGATCACAAATCTTTATCTCCGACCTAATCACCGAGGATCCGGAACCCGCAAATTCCGAACAGTCAATGGAAATGGactcaaattcaaataaacacaGTGCTGAAGACAACAGCGCGAAGCAGATCGAAATGAAACGGCGATCAAGCCGTTTATCTTTCTCCAACAGACCGAAATTGACGAACCAGCAGATAGTTATTTCCAGCCCGATTGCTGAAGAACCGATAAACCTCGATCTCGAAGTCACACAAATCGATGCAAGCCTGAATAGTCACAGTACCGACGGGACTCGGAACGTGATCGAACAGAAGCGGAGAGTATCCAGTCTATCGTTGGCAACGAAACCGCATATTATTGTTTCCGCCCCAATCGCTGAGAGCAGTGCTGCTACAGACCGATCAGAAACCGATACAAATGGGAATAGACTGCTTCCTCCGGCTGCTAAGAAAGTACAGAAGGTAAAACCATCTCGTTTGTCGTACGCAATCGAGGAAGAAGAGAACGGTGAGGATGTATACGAATTTCACTCCTGTAGTCAAACTAGTGAGACGCTGGGACAATCAAAGGTACGCAAAAAACCGGGTCgtaaaccgaaaccgaagaaCGATGCAACAAAACCAGTCAAGAAGctggcgaagaaaaagaaaccgtcCGGGACTAAAACTACCGTTTCATGGAAACCGGGCCATAACAATCCGTTCGGCTGCAATCGCAAGCAGTTGGCCAATGTGATCAAACATATCGGCGGTGGACCGGTCAAACCACCCGTAACGGTCGACTATGTGGTCAATTTAGAACTTCCAACGACACCCCATTCCACCGTGGACCGTGGACAGCAGCACAATCGAGACGAAATCATCGATTTGCCCTATCACGCAGCATCCGATCTTCCTAAACGGGTCCCAACTCATCCGACGGTAGAGAAGTTAAAGAAAGGTGCATCTCTTCAGCAACCGAAGACTTCTACACCAGTTATCAAACTGACCGAAGCGGCACCAACGCCACCGTCCAATCCAGTCTCTCCGTGGCGCCTGCAGGACGACCATATCATCCCCCGGACGTCCTACATGCCGCGGAACAAAGAAATGCTTCCCAGCTACGACAGTTTCTTCGTGGAGGAAAATAGCACCAGCGCACCTCTCAAACCGAAGGCTCCGGTTTCACTCGTCACGGAACGGCGCAAGCCGCCATCCGGAGCACGTAGTGTGCAAGTGAGCAAGAAGGATATACAAGAGGTGGAACGCATGCACCGTGGACTACTGGCAATAACGGAAATGAGCCAGAGGCTCATCACCTCGATGCGCCGTAATAAGGCCGTGCCTGGGCTGCAGAATTGCCCGGAGTACGAGGCGGATGTGAAGGAAGCGTGTGTCAAATTGAAGCAATGGTACAAAAGTTCGAAGAAAGATTTCCACCGCTCGGTACATATATTGAACAAAATTCAACGCGCCACCGACAACGACCAGATGGATTCGTGCCCTTCGCCGCTCACCACCGACCAGCAGCACACGCTGGAATGCTTTAATCAGAGCACCGATCGGTTTCGCACCATGATCGATGAGATGCAGGCGGCCATGAACGATTCGAACGTAGAGAATTGTTCCCCACCGTCGCCACCGAAGCAGGCGAAGTCGTCGTCGGTACAGCAACCGTCGCAGCAACCGTCGAAAGTATCGGACGTAATAATACTTCCGCAACGGCTGACGCATGGCCCAACAAGAAATCCGTTGATGCCGTTAAACTTTGTCCCGCTTCCGCAACGCACCAGTCCGCTGATATCTCCGTTAGCTGTGAACGATCGTGGTGTCGCTTCGCTGGCCAAGGAAAACGTGCCAGATTCCGCGGACAACAACATTCGCCGAAAGCTGCAGTACGAAAACACCAAGGAGAATGAGGAGGAAAAGGTCAAGGAGAAGCCGCCTGCCACGGAACCATTCGACAAGGACACGACCAAGCAGCGATCGGTTGATACGACAGTGTTGGATGACGTAAACCATTCCGCCAATGCGATCCTCGAGGTCGCGGCCTATGAAGTTGTGAGCGATAGCAATTCAAGCGCCGACACCTCCTGCAGCATCGATAATTTGTTTGGCTTTGACGAGGATGAACCCTCGCAAGGGTCGTCCACCCAGGTGACGCTACCGCTGCCAGCAAACATTTCGACCAAAACGCTGAAGCAAAGTCTGGCGAACGTACGACAGTTCATTCCCAAGCAACCCATCTTCCGCCGGCAGCCAAAACCTACGCCATCGACATCCGGCGGCCCAACACGGTTGCCGACGGTGAAGCTACGGGTGTTCGGTAGCCCAACCAAGCGACCATCGCATACGCTTCGCGAATTCGTTGCCTCAACACCGCGGGCAGAGTTGAGTCAGCTGGCCGCAACAGCAACCACACCTATCGCTGGAACATCGAAGAGCACCCAGCTGTTGCCGGTGGCAGCGACGCCCCAAGGGCAACAAGCTATCGCACTGGAAGCGCCGGATATTTCTGCCATCGAAAGCCTCAATACGACGGTGGCAGCAAAGCAGCATCCCAGCGACGGCAAAGAGCCGGAAGTGGTACTTTTCGATACACCCGAAGATTCCCACATTAACCGCTCG GCACTTCATCGAACGTACACACGTGTTCCACGGCGTAGACGTAAGCGGAAGAACGTCTTCCTGGCCAATCTCGGCTTAGAtgacgatgaagatgatgaggaCGACGAAGGTGCGGCTGGTGATGATCCGGTACCGGGTGATTCCGATTCGGATGTCGGCAGCGGAAACACACGAAAGAGGAAGGATCGCACAAAGAAACCCCGACGCAAACCGAAGCCAGTGGAAGAG ACCGCTGAGTTCAAACAATTTGTGGAGGAGTTCAACAGTATGTGCGAAGTGGTGGAACGGTTCCAGCCGATCATCGAGTGA
- the LOC131289004 gene encoding ATP synthase subunit delta, mitochondrial-like, with protein MSFALRGARLFGVSGPATRMIQSRGYADEMAFTLAAANKVFYDGANIRQVDVPSFSGAFGILPKHVPTLAVLKPGVVTVYENEGAVKKIFVSSGTVTVNEDASVQVLAEEAHPVEDLDASACREILSNSQNQLSSASGDADRAEAAIAVEVAEALVKAAE; from the coding sequence ATGTCGTTCGCGTTACGTGGTGCTCGCCTTTTCGGCGTTTCTGGGCCAGCTACGCGTATGATCCAGTCGCGTGGCTATGCCGACGAAATGGCGTTCACTCTGGCAGCCGCCAACAAGGTGTTTTACGATGGTGCCAACATCCGGCAAGTCGATGTGCCGTCCTTCAGCGGTGCCTTCGGTATCCTGCCGAAACATGTACCCACTCTGGCCGTCTTGAAGCCGGGAGTGGTGACGGTTTACGAAAACGAGGGCGCTGTGAAAAAGATTTTCGTTTCCAGCGGCACCGTTACGGTCAACGAGGACGCTTCCGTGCAAGTGCTCGCCGAGGAAGCTCATCCAGTCGAGGACCTGGATGCATCGGCTTGCCGGGAAATTCTTTCCAACAGCCAGAACCAGCTTTCGTCCGCTTCAGGAGATGCGGATCGTGCCGAAGCTGCCATTGCGGTGGAAGTTGCCGAAGCGCTCGTTAAGGCGGCAGAATAA